In Archangium violaceum, the following are encoded in one genomic region:
- a CDS encoding immunity 52 family protein, which produces MRETYYAGAYWGRRQESAEECAQRAETFFRLLAGCHPTYARWYEKTKSTKKGLQLGFDPTRDTFVRFFGKKKYQNGTDGFYFGAWTGHEEEDQGGAVTLFCGAHGEGSSNHVLLYFPVEEPGSEKVLTTPVLAGVMRAMALAWEPDWGVIVSGDFRDGLSEQGSAGTFVGWVTYFSRQRGEVPALAEPVRVEPVEEKGTLVILTPERLSGRIPEHLALGRRVQQSIETRGLLRRIAG; this is translated from the coding sequence ATGAGAGAGACCTACTACGCGGGCGCCTACTGGGGGCGTCGTCAGGAATCGGCCGAGGAGTGCGCTCAGCGGGCGGAGACCTTCTTCCGTCTGCTGGCGGGATGTCACCCGACCTATGCTCGTTGGTACGAGAAGACGAAGTCGACGAAGAAGGGACTCCAGCTCGGGTTCGATCCCACGCGCGACACCTTCGTGCGCTTCTTCGGAAAGAAGAAGTATCAGAATGGCACGGACGGCTTCTACTTCGGTGCATGGACAGGGCACGAGGAAGAGGACCAGGGAGGAGCCGTCACGCTCTTCTGCGGGGCGCATGGTGAAGGTTCTTCGAACCACGTGCTGCTCTATTTCCCCGTGGAGGAGCCGGGCAGTGAGAAAGTGCTCACGACTCCAGTACTCGCCGGGGTGATGCGGGCCATGGCGCTCGCGTGGGAACCGGACTGGGGTGTCATCGTCTCCGGGGACTTCCGGGACGGCCTTTCAGAACAAGGCTCCGCCGGGACCTTCGTGGGGTGGGTGACGTACTTCTCGCGCCAACGGGGTGAGGTGCCAGCGTTGGCGGAGCCCGTGCGTGTGGAGCCGGTGGAGGAGAAGGGGACGCTCGTCATTCTGACTCCCGAGCGCCTCAGCGGAAGGATCCCCGAGCACCTCGCCCTCGGTCGGCGCGTACAGCAGTCGATCGAGACGCGAGGCTTGCTCAGGAGGATTGCGGGCTGA